The sequence TTAGGCAATGGTTTGCCAAACTTTCATCCACTATCATTGAGCATGGGTTTATTCAGTCCAAATCAAACTACTCAGTGTTCACTAGAGTCATGAAAGGTTCTATCATCATTCTTttagtctatgttgatgacattttGATTGCTAGTAATAATGTGGATGCTGTGAATGAGTTCAAACTATTCCTAGATAACAAGTTTAAGTTGAAGGACCTTGGCACTTTAAAATACTTCTTAGGATTGGAAGTAGCTAGAACCATTGAAGGCTTGTCTTTGTGTCAAAGAAATTTCATCTAAGAGTTGCTCTCAGATACTGGTATGCTAGCCTGCAAACCCTCAAATGTTCCCATGGACCAATTTGTCAAATTGAGTGGTGCAAATGGTGATGATGTTCTAGATGCTGCTCTGTTGGTAGGGAAACTCCTGTTTTTGACATTGACAAGGCCTGATATTAGCTATGTTGTCCACAAGCTAAGTCAATTTGTGAAAGCACCTAAGATGCCTCATCTTCAAGCAATCTATAAGGTTCTCAAATACCTAAAGAAAACACTTGGCCAAGGGTTATTCTTGTCTGCACATTCTGAGTTACAGCTGAAGAGCTATTGTGATGCAGATTGGGCTGCCTGTGTGGATACTAGAAGGTCTATTTATGTATTCTGTGTGTTCTTAGGAGAATCCTTACTTTCTTGGAAGTGCAAGAAGCAACAGGTGGTTTCAAGGTCTTCTGCAGAAACTGAATATAGGGCTATGACTACTGTGACCCGTGATATAGTATGGTCAATTGCTCTACTTAAAACTTTTGGTTACACACACAAACATTCAGTTTCCTTATATTGTGATAGTAAAGCTGCATTGTACATTGCTGTCAACCCTGTGTTTCATGAAAGGACCAAACATATCGAAATTGATTGTCACTTTATAAGGGAAAAGATAGAAGATAGAGCAATCAAgacttttcatatccccacaAGGCATTAATTAACAGATTTATTCACAAAGCCTCTCAGCCAAAAGCAATTTCTATACCTCTTGTCCAAGATGAACTTGATTAACATCTATAGttcatcttgagggggagtgttagagTCTGTATGGAGTTTGTATATGTGGCTATGCTACAAGTTGTTTATGTACATATTAGGATAAGTTACAAGTAATTTAGCTAGTTAGTTAGTTGTTGAATACAACTGTCAGGTTGTTAGAATTAGTTACAACTTTTCCCGCCCAACTCTGTGTATATAAAAGGGGCTGAACTATATTATTGTATACACATTCTCAATCAATACATATTTCATTCATTCAATCTCTTTCACCCTCTCTCACTCTAAACTACAATTTCACTCTACCATTGTTGAAGCGTTTAGAATTTCACTCCACCATTTTTGAAGCGTGTTCTAACATAGTGCGGAATTGTCGGTTGGCGAGATCCAAAAGATGTCTTTAAGAGCCGGCCGGAGCTCCTTACTGCAGAACTGGTAGTATTCCAAGGTATCGCCATTGTTTTTCTTCACCTCTACCACTAGAAACGACGGCGTCATGGCAAAAATCTCCGCCTCAATAGCCAGTTTCCCTTTACGTCCACACTCGTTTCCTTGAAGTCTCACCCTCGACTCGCTCTTCTTCACACTGAAATTCCCACTCTTCGCTGCCATCTCCTCCAGCGTCGATATCACACTGCTTGTCGGCCTCGTCGTCGCAAACCTCAGCTCCTCCTTCTCCTCCACTTTCTTCTCTTCGAACAGCGGCGACAAATCTAAGCCTTCGGACAACAATATTATGTGGAACGCATTCAGAGTCTCGGAATCTTTGAATGGTGACTTCTCGTACTCCTGAAACTTTTGCTCCTCTTTAGCTAGGATTGACTTGGGTAATGactttttgaaccaaaaagaaTCCCTGATTTTCGCGATTGTGATTCTTGTCATCGGATTCGGATCGAGAAGCTTCGTGACTAGCCTTCGAGCTTCTGAAGAAAACCATGGTGGACACTTGAAGTCACCTCTGTAAATCTTATTATACATGGCCACAAGATTATTGTCCTGAAATGGCAAAAACCCAGCTAGAAGAACAAACAGGATAACTCCACAGGACCAAAGATCAGCTGTAGCACCATCGTAGCCTTTCTTTCCAATCACCTCCGGCGCCACATAAGCCGGTGTGCCACACGTTGTGTGTAGCAACCCATCTTGCTTCAAATGATCAGTGAAAGCGCTGAGACCAAAATCAGTGACTTTCAAATTACCTTCTTCGTCTAAGAGCAAGTTCTCAGGCTTGAGGTCTCGGTGGTAGACACCGCGGCTGTGACAGAAATCGATGGCGGAGATGAGTTGTTGGAAATAGACTCTCGCCACGTCTTCTTTAAGCCGACCCTTAGCGATTTTCGAGAACAGCTCGCCTCCACGGACGAGTTCCATGGCGAAGTAGATCTTGGATTTGCCCGCCAAAACTTCGTGGAGCTCGACTATGTTTGGATGCCGTACCATCTTCATCACCGAGATTTCTCTCTTGATGTGCTCCATCATACCCACTTGGATCACTTTCTCTTTGCTCACAACCTTCAACGCCACGCTCTTCCCGGACTGTAAGTTTCTGGCACGGTACACCTTGGCGAAAGTTCCATGACCCAGAAGCCGACCCAGCTCGTATTTCCCATGTAGCAACGTTGAATTACCATCTTTACACTTGTTGTCACCcatttctctcttaaaatttcaCCCTCTGCtacaaaattaagattttaataAGGAAAAAACCAAACAACTTTAGTAAAAAACTAATACACCAACAACTTTGGTCACCCGTCTTCGACGTATTTGCTCTTGGCTCGCGAACTGAGCTCAGGCCTTGTCAGCGAAGCTCCAACCATATCTCTGCATTTCAAACTCTAAAAATCTTTAGATATTTAAGAAGACTAGAACACTAATAAGCTTCAAAGATTTTATCAGCGCAGCGTTAGGGCTTTTTTATCTCACTCGCTACCTTTGCTTACCCATATATAGTGGTTTTCCTATAACAAAATTATCTTTCTACCCTTCAGGATTGGGTTCCCAAGAAGGGTCTGATCTCATCAAACGGTTACGGTTACACGGCCTCATAATATCTGTTATGCAACGTGTCATAATCGAAATAAAGTACAGGACTACCGACGTGAGACCAAGCCACGCGTCGTCGCCAGCTATGGTCCACATTCATTCTTAGAGCATTCAGACCGTTGTGTGGTAAAGAGGTAAGCCAGCTTTGAAAAGCGGGACCATTTtcatttcagaaaaaaaaaaaagtcactatcccaaaaatacatattaaacTCATACAATAAGCAtagatattttcaaattataaaaaaaaagagtttagaaatggataaaatttagttataaaattaattgtaatttaAGGCAataaactcactcaataaaataaatattataacatattttgaaaatctaaccgttgaattacatattctttatactcttaatacatatgttaaattttgtatcaattagataatatttactatataatctataagtttatattttgtgtattattttaaattataaaaacttacaatttaaaaaatttattgacgacatagctattgatctttaattttcttgaaattttgcaagcatagaggatgtaagaagaaaatgtaattcaatgatggatttgttaaaatttacctacaataaaaaaatattaagtaagtttgtagcctaaggcaataactaattttgtaactaaactttgtcctctCGGAAACCCTTTACCAAATAAATTGCAATCAAAGTAAATTCAATATTATTTAATTCCTTAAAAGGTATTTATGTCCAAAATGTATGTGTAGAAAATTTAAATGTCATTTACAAGCATTTGGTTGCTTTTAGTTGTATTTTTTGAATGACTTCCATCTTTGTTGGAGTTTGCTGTTGATTATtccaaataacaaaatttgtaaaaatcaaGGACCAACATTTAACAATTACCACCCAAAAAGTACAAAATATCTAATATCTTTATCCTTTTAACCTTAAAAGAAAGCATAGAATTTCTCGTGTTCAGGGTATATATCCCCTTTTAGTTAAAGAGAGAATGattaaaaacctaaaatatgaATTACAGTATGAGCTTTTAGATACGCTTAACTAATGTAGGTTTTACGTTATAGAGTATAGAAATAAAACACATGCAAAGTCAGACTGTTGCACTTATGATAAGAACGTGGATATGATCAGCACAGACGCATAGATAATGGGTCTTGTAATTCAAGTCATCCAAAGTagatcccatcaaaaaaaaaaaatgaaaaagaaaaaagtaattttttccTTGTTACcaattaagtaatttttttttttagaatactaaatatttttaacacacgaGTAGAGGAGAGAAGGTtctaaagaaacaaaaagtcaTCAAGTAGATAAGAAAAGATGGGgaaaatgccaaaaataaatgttaatgCAGCAATGGAATTCTAACTAggagttgattttttttatcgCAGTGTTTAAAAAGATTGAATAACTTATCGAAAATAGAGATtgtattgaattaaaaaataatacattgCTTCATAGTGCCACTAATTTGTTCAACAATATTAATTAACATAATTGATAATTATCATTAAGACAGCGGCAGTATAAAGCTACGTCTGCTAAGataaattaataacaataattactACTTAAGTGGATGGCCAAAAAAGGGACCAACGAATAGGTCTAGATCTCACACTCTTGTTTTTGTCTTAGATGAATGTGGTACAATGActtctatataatatataattttttggggGTAGAAACGGAggtattatttaattataaacaaAGTTCATACATCAACAGCAATACTCGACCTTTGGGCACACAATTTATTACTCCCTAAGCCAATCATATCCCTTACTTAACTTGAATATACAAAACTAGGGCAGGTTTGATATATAGTCAAAACTTGCTGTTGGTGTTTCCCCTGTTTTGCGAGAGCATCAACGCACTCGTTTGCTTCACATTATGTGTGGTGCACCTAAACCTCCCATGCTTGCGCCAGAAAGCTCTTGCAATCACATAATGAAGGAAACATATGAGGAGGGAAATTAGAGTTCTCATTAGTTAACTAGGCTAAGACTATCATAGAATCAATTTCAAGGTGGATAAATTCAAATCCCAAGTCCCAAGCCAACTTAAGCCCCTGACGAACTGCACCTAGTTCTGCCACATTATTGGATGTAATGCCCATATTCAAAGAAAAACCCGATATACAGCTCCTAGAGCTATCTCTCAAAAGGCTTCCTGCCCCTGCCATCCCTGGATTGCCTATAGAACTACCGTTCGTGT is a genomic window of Quercus lobata isolate SW786 chromosome 2, ValleyOak3.0 Primary Assembly, whole genome shotgun sequence containing:
- the LOC115977240 gene encoding CBL-interacting serine/threonine-protein kinase 6-like, translating into MGDNKCKDGNSTLLHGKYELGRLLGHGTFAKVYRARNLQSGKSVALKVVSKEKVIQVGMMEHIKREISVMKMVRHPNIVELHEVLAGKSKIYFAMELVRGGELFSKIAKGRLKEDVARVYFQQLISAIDFCHSRGVYHRDLKPENLLLDEEGNLKVTDFGLSAFTDHLKQDGLLHTTCGTPAYVAPEVIGKKGYDGATADLWSCGVILFVLLAGFLPFQDNNLVAMYNKIYRGDFKCPPWFSSEARRLVTKLLDPNPMTRITIAKIRDSFWFKKSLPKSILAKEEQKFQEYEKSPFKDSETLNAFHIILLSEGLDLSPLFEEKKVEEKEELRFATTRPTSSVISTLEEMAAKSGNFSVKKSESRVRLQGNECGRKGKLAIEAEIFAMTPSFLVVEVKKNNGDTLEYYQFCSKELRPALKDIFWISPTDNSALC